CAAAGCCGTTCATATCGGTTCTTTCGAACTCTTGCTCGAACTCCAAGCCGAGTTTCGCTATCTCCTCGGGGCTTATCACGACTTCCGGCTCCTCCGCGTTTATCCCAGGACAGCCCTCGTCGTAATAGAGCCAGAGGGTCTCGCCTTTGTATTCAAACGGCTTCTCCCCATCAACGCCGAGAGGCTTACGCGAGACCATAAAGGGGTAAATCCTGCATATAAGGGGCCTCACCGAATGAATCCTGCACTTTCCAGTCTCGGGGTCGTGGAAAACGCATCCCAAATCCCACTCCCTAATAGCAAGGACGAAGCGTATCTTATCTCCCTCGACAGAAAAGGTTACGAAATCCTGTGGGTCATAGCCAGCCTTGACTATCCCCTCGATGTCCTTGAGAGTAAGGTAAATGTGCCTCCCCCTGCAACAGTCGAGACAGTAGAGGCACCTAAAGTGCACAGGTTTCGTGAAGGGTCTTGGTTTGAAGCGCATGCTCTTTCCCTCCGCAGAGGGCTTTATAAAACTTCCCAGAATTTTTAGTAACATTTCCACAGAAAACTTTTTAAAGTTTTAAAGTAACTTTTCGTGAAAAAATTTGGGGGTGAGAACGTGGAATACGGAGAGGTTAAGCAGAACTGGGTATGGCTTTTGGGACTCGGGATAATCTTCATGACGCTGGGCTTCGCCGGGTTACTGTTGCTACCCCTGGTTAGCATAACGAGTGTCGCCATTTTCGGTGCCTTCATGCTCGTCGGCGGAACACTGCAGGTCATACAGGGAATCGCCAAGGCCAAGGACTGGAAGAGCAGAACCCTACACATCATCATGGGTGTTGTGTACATAATAGGCGGTATAGCAACGCTTGAAAACCCGGTTCTGGCAACGACAGTTCTGACTCTCGTTCTGGGCTTCTCTCTGATGATAATAGGTGCTATAAGGATTGGCGTTGCGTTCCAGAACAGGGACATCAGCCAGTGGGCTCTGATGACACTCTCGGGTGTCCTGACGGTAATCCTGGGGTTCTTGATAGTTATTCAGTGGCCTTGGTCGAGCCTCTGGGCGATTGGGCTCTTTGTATCGGTTGACCTGATAATGAGCGGTGCAAACTTCATAGCGATAGCACTTAGCGCGAAGGCCGAACA
This genomic window from Thermococcus sp. contains:
- a CDS encoding YkgJ family cysteine cluster protein, with amino-acid sequence MRFKPRPFTKPVHFRCLYCLDCCRGRHIYLTLKDIEGIVKAGYDPQDFVTFSVEGDKIRFVLAIREWDLGCVFHDPETGKCRIHSVRPLICRIYPFMVSRKPLGVDGEKPFEYKGETLWLYYDEGCPGINAEEPEVVISPEEIAKLGLEFEQEFERTDMNGFAKLLDGLEK
- a CDS encoding HdeD family acid-resistance protein, translated to MKKFGGENVEYGEVKQNWVWLLGLGIIFMTLGFAGLLLLPLVSITSVAIFGAFMLVGGTLQVIQGIAKAKDWKSRTLHIIMGVVYIIGGIATLENPVLATTVLTLVLGFSLMIIGAIRIGVAFQNRDISQWALMTLSGVLTVILGFLIVIQWPWSSLWAIGLFVSVDLIMSGANFIAIALSAKAEHEATTKTAAG